One window of Campylobacter sp. RM12651 genomic DNA carries:
- the rplD gene encoding 50S ribosomal protein L4, with amino-acid sequence MKVCVLNDKFEKASELDLPARYAEVNPHNLYLYVKSYQASMRANTAHTKGRSDVSGGGKKPWRQKGRGGARAGSTRTNVWVGGAVAFGPTNNRNYFQKVNKKQKRLAFERALADKANANAIFAVDNIVIESGKTKDARAMINKIGVKDALIVKSLLDEKTLLAFRNLANCYVVDITEVNAYLLSIFNSVIIEKDALASITKEG; translated from the coding sequence ATGAAAGTATGCGTATTAAACGATAAATTTGAAAAAGCTAGCGAGCTTGATTTACCAGCAAGATACGCTGAAGTAAATCCTCATAACCTTTATTTATATGTAAAATCATATCAAGCTAGCATGAGAGCAAATACAGCTCATACTAAAGGTAGAAGTGATGTTAGCGGTGGTGGTAAAAAACCATGGAGACAAAAAGGTCGTGGCGGTGCTCGTGCAGGTTCAACTAGAACTAACGTATGGGTAGGTGGTGCAGTTGCATTTGGTCCAACAAATAATAGAAACTATTTTCAAAAAGTAAATAAAAAGCAAAAGAGATTAGCATTTGAAAGAGCTTTAGCTGATAAAGCAAATGCAAACGCAATATTTGCAGTAGATAATATAGTTATTGAAAGTGGTAAAACAAAAGATGCAAGAGCTATGATTAATAAAATAGGTGTTAAAGATGCTTTAATAGTTAAATCATTATTAGATGAAAAAACATTATTAGCATTTAGAAATCTTGCAAATTGTTATGTTGTTGATATTACTGAAGTAAATGCTTATTTATTAAGTATATTTAACTCAGTTATTATTGAAAAAGATGCTTTAGCATCAATTACGAAAGAGGGCTAA
- a CDS encoding 50S ribosomal protein L23 — translation MADITDIKNIVYTEKTLGLQESGVVVIQASPKMTKNGLKQVLREYFGIVPLKINSLRMDGKVKRFRGIEGQRSDFKKFYVKLPEGASLENKEG, via the coding sequence ATGGCTGATATCACAGATATAAAAAATATAGTTTATACAGAAAAAACTTTAGGCCTTCAAGAAAGTGGCGTAGTAGTTATTCAAGCTAGCCCTAAAATGACAAAAAATGGTCTAAAGCAAGTGTTAAGAGAATATTTTGGTATCGTTCCTTTAAAAATAAATTCATTAAGAATGGATGGAAAAGTTAAAAGATTTAGAGGAATTGAAGGCCAAAGAAGTGACTTTAAAAAGTTTTATGTAAAGCTACCTGAGGGTGCTAGTTTAGAGAATAAGGAAGGCTAA
- the rplB gene encoding 50S ribosomal protein L2 produces MAIKTYKPYTPSRRYITGVSSDDITAKASVRSLLVKLPAAAGRNNNGRITSRHKEAGAKKLYRIIDFKRNKFGIEGRVEAIEYDPYRNCRIALIAYKDGEKRYIIQPRGLAVNDIVCSAAEGLDIKPGNAMKLKSIPVGTIIHNLELKPGKGGQMIRSAGSFAQLMGKEEKYVIVRLQSGEMRRVLAECMASIGEVGNEDWANVTIGKAGRNRHRGIRPQTRGSAMNPVDHPHGGGEGKKNSGRHPVTPWGKPTKGAKTRRKKASDKLIISRRKGK; encoded by the coding sequence ATGGCTATTAAAACTTATAAACCATATACCCCAAGCAGAAGATATATTACAGGTGTAAGTAGCGATGATATTACAGCAAAAGCTAGTGTTCGCTCATTACTTGTAAAACTTCCAGCTGCAGCAGGTAGAAATAACAACGGAAGAATAACAAGTCGCCATAAAGAAGCAGGTGCTAAAAAACTATATCGTATCATTGATTTCAAAAGAAATAAATTTGGAATTGAAGGTCGTGTAGAAGCTATTGAGTATGATCCATACAGAAATTGCCGTATTGCATTAATCGCTTATAAAGATGGTGAAAAAAGATATATTATCCAACCTCGTGGTTTAGCAGTAAATGACATTGTTTGTTCAGCTGCTGAAGGTTTAGATATTAAACCAGGAAATGCTATGAAATTAAAATCAATTCCTGTAGGTACAATTATCCATAACCTTGAGTTAAAACCAGGTAAAGGTGGACAAATGATTCGTTCAGCAGGTTCTTTTGCTCAATTAATGGGTAAAGAAGAAAAATATGTAATCGTTCGCTTACAATCAGGTGAAATGAGAAGAGTATTAGCTGAATGTATGGCTAGTATTGGTGAAGTTGGTAATGAAGATTGGGCTAACGTTACAATCGGTAAAGCAGGACGCAATAGACATAGAGGTATTCGCCCACAAACTCGTGGTAGTGCAATGAACCCAGTAGATCACCCACATGGTGGTGGTGAGGGTAAAAAGAACTCAGGTCGTCACCCAGTTACACCTTGGGGTAAACCAACTAAAGGTGCTAAGACTCGCCGTAAAAAGGCTAGCGATAAGCTAATAATATCAAGAAGAAAAGGAAAATAA
- the rpsS gene encoding 30S ribosomal protein S19, whose amino-acid sequence MARSLKKGPFVDSHVMKKVIAAKKANDNKPIKTWSRRSTITPDMIGLTFNVHNGKSFIPVYVTENHIGYKLGEFAPTRTFKGHKGSVQKKIGK is encoded by the coding sequence ATGGCTAGATCATTAAAAAAAGGTCCTTTTGTTGATTCTCATGTTATGAAAAAAGTTATCGCAGCAAAAAAAGCTAACGATAATAAACCAATTAAAACTTGGTCAAGAAGAAGCACTATAACTCCTGATATGATCGGTCTTACTTTTAACGTTCATAATGGTAAAAGCTTTATTCCAGTATATGTAACTGAAAATCACATAGGTTATAAATTAGGTGAATTTGCACCAACTCGCACATTTAAAGGCCACAAAGGTTCTGTGCAGAAGAAAATTGGAAAATAA
- the rplV gene encoding 50S ribosomal protein L22: protein MSKALIKFIRLSPTKARLLAREVQGMNAELAMASLKFMPNKAAKYISNAISSAVANGGYEPSEVVVSSCRVDAGAVLKRIRPRARGSASRIRKPTAHIMVEVSRAKTESKES from the coding sequence ATGAGTAAAGCATTAATTAAATTCATAAGACTATCACCAACTAAGGCAAGATTGTTAGCAAGAGAAGTTCAAGGAATGAATGCTGAATTAGCAATGGCTAGTTTAAAATTTATGCCAAATAAAGCAGCAAAATACATTTCTAATGCAATTTCAAGTGCTGTTGCAAATGGTGGATATGAGCCAAGCGAAGTTGTAGTAAGTTCATGCCGTGTTGATGCAGGTGCAGTTCTAAAAAGAATTAGACCAAGAGCAAGAGGTAGTGCAAGTCGCATTAGAAAACCAACTGCTCATATTATGGTTGAAGTAAGTAGAGCAAAAACTGAAAGTAAGGAAAGCTAA
- the rpsC gene encoding 30S ribosomal protein S3, with protein MGQKVNPIGLRLGINRNWESRWFPAKASLAQSIGEDYKIRAFLKKELYYAGVSQIIIERTAKKLRVTVVAARPGIIIGKKGSDVEVIKTKLQKIINKEVNLNIKEERRANASAQLAAESVATQLEKRVAFRRAMKKVIQNAQKAGAKGIKVSVAGRLGGAEMARTEWYLEGRVPLHTLRAKIDYGFAEAHTTYGNIGIKVWIFKGEVLHKGVQADKTEEPAAKKTRRTRRGK; from the coding sequence ATGGGACAAAAAGTAAATCCGATAGGTCTTAGACTAGGAATAAATAGAAATTGGGAATCAAGATGGTTTCCAGCTAAAGCTAGTTTAGCACAAAGCATAGGCGAAGATTATAAAATCCGTGCTTTTCTTAAAAAAGAGCTATACTATGCAGGCGTTAGTCAAATAATAATAGAAAGAACTGCTAAGAAATTAAGAGTTACTGTAGTTGCAGCTCGTCCTGGAATTATCATTGGTAAAAAAGGTAGTGATGTTGAAGTAATTAAAACAAAACTACAAAAAATTATCAATAAAGAAGTAAATCTTAATATTAAAGAAGAGCGTCGTGCTAATGCATCAGCTCAATTAGCAGCAGAAAGTGTTGCAACTCAACTTGAAAAGCGTGTTGCTTTCCGCCGTGCTATGAAAAAAGTTATTCAAAATGCACAAAAAGCAGGAGCAAAAGGTATTAAAGTTAGCGTTGCAGGTCGTTTAGGTGGTGCTGAAATGGCTAGAACAGAGTGGTATCTTGAAGGTCGTGTGCCTTTACATACTTTAAGAGCAAAAATTGATTATGGTTTTGCTGAAGCTCATACAACTTATGGAAACATAGGTATTAAAGTATGGATATTCAAAGGTGAGGTATTACATAAAGGTGTTCAAGCTGATAAAACTGAAGAGCCAGCAGCAAAGAAGACAAGAAGAACCAGAAGAGGTAAATAA
- the rplP gene encoding 50S ribosomal protein L16 has protein sequence MLMPKRTKFRKMMKGRNRGYACRGTKLALGDYALKATEGGRVNSRQIEAARIALTRHVKRQGKSWIRVFPDKPLTKKPLETRMGKGKGSVEEWVMNIQPGRILFEMTGVSEDMAREALALAMSKLPFKTKFVTRESENEIY, from the coding sequence ATGTTGATGCCAAAAAGAACAAAATTTAGAAAAATGATGAAAGGCCGCAATCGTGGCTATGCTTGCCGTGGCACAAAACTTGCTCTAGGTGATTATGCTTTAAAAGCTACTGAGGGTGGTAGAGTTAATTCACGCCAAATTGAAGCAGCTCGTATTGCTCTAACTCGTCATGTTAAAAGACAAGGTAAATCATGGATAAGAGTATTCCCAGATAAACCTTTAACTAAAAAACCACTTGAAACAAGGATGGGTAAAGGTAAAGGTAGTGTTGAAGAATGGGTAATGAATATTCAACCAGGCAGAATTCTTTTTGAAATGACAGGCGTTAGTGAAGATATGGCTAGAGAAGCTCTTGCACTTGCTATGAGTAAATTACCATTTAAAACTAAGTTCGTTACAAGAGAGAGTGAAAATGAAATATACTGA
- the rpmC gene encoding 50S ribosomal protein L29, whose product MKYTELKDKTAEELNAMLKEKKVLLFTLKQKLKTMQLTNTNELRVVRKDIAKINTAISAMK is encoded by the coding sequence ATGAAATATACTGAGCTAAAAGATAAAACAGCAGAAGAATTAAATGCTATGTTAAAAGAGAAAAAGGTGCTTTTATTTACACTAAAACAAAAGCTTAAAACGATGCAGCTTACAAATACAAATGAGCTTCGCGTAGTAAGAAAAGATATTGCTAAAATCAATACTGCAATATCAGCTATGAAATAA
- the rpsQ gene encoding 30S ribosomal protein S17 — protein sequence MSFKREIQGVIVAKSGDKTVSVLVERKVVHPRYRKIVKRFKKYLVHDEKNTANVGDTVVAIECRPLSKRKSFRLKTILAAGVE from the coding sequence ATGAGTTTTAAAAGAGAAATACAAGGCGTAATCGTTGCAAAATCAGGTGATAAAACAGTTAGCGTTCTAGTTGAGCGTAAAGTTGTTCACCCAAGATATAGAAAGATTGTAAAACGCTTTAAAAAATATTTAGTTCATGATGAAAAAAATACTGCTAATGTTGGCGATACAGTTGTGGCAATTGAATGCAGACCATTGTCAAAACGCAAATCTTTTCGTCTTAAAACAATCTTAGCAGCAGGAGTTGAGTAA
- the rplN gene encoding 50S ribosomal protein L14: MIQSFTRLVVADNSGAKEIMCIKVLGGSKRRYATVGDVIVASVKKALPNGKIKKGQVVKAVIVRTKKEVQRENGSLIRFDENAAVILDAKREPVGTRIFGPVGREVRYGGFMKIVSLAPEVL; this comes from the coding sequence ATGATTCAAAGTTTTACAAGGCTTGTAGTTGCTGATAATAGCGGCGCAAAAGAAATTATGTGTATAAAAGTATTAGGTGGTAGCAAGAGAAGATATGCTACTGTAGGTGATGTTATAGTTGCATCTGTTAAAAAAGCTTTACCAAATGGTAAAATTAAAAAAGGTCAAGTAGTTAAAGCTGTAATCGTAAGAACTAAAAAAGAAGTTCAAAGAGAAAATGGCTCATTAATTCGTTTTGACGAAAATGCAGCAGTTATTTTAGATGCTAAAAGAGAGCCAGTTGGAACTCGTATTTTCGGGCCAGTTGGTAGAGAAGTAAGATATGGTGGCTTTATGAAAATTGTTTCACTAGCTCCGGAGGTTTTATAA
- the rplX gene encoding 50S ribosomal protein L24 — translation MAVKFKIKKGDNVKIIAGDDKGKTGVVKAVFPKKNQVIVEGCKIAKKAVKPSEQNPQGGFVNKEMPMDISNVAKVEA, via the coding sequence ATGGCTGTTAAATTTAAAATTAAAAAAGGTGATAATGTAAAAATTATCGCAGGTGATGATAAAGGTAAAACAGGTGTTGTAAAGGCAGTTTTTCCTAAGAAAAATCAAGTAATCGTTGAAGGTTGCAAAATTGCTAAGAAAGCAGTTAAACCAAGCGAGCAAAATCCACAAGGTGGTTTTGTAAATAAGGAAATGCCTATGGATATTTCAAATGTAGCAAAGGTGGAGGCATAA
- the rplE gene encoding 50S ribosomal protein L5, with protein sequence MRLKEKYVNSIKPAIAKEFDIKNPMLIPAIEKIVISVGLGAEFTKDQKVLQSIVDTISLISGQKAVVTKAKKSVAGFKVRDGFPVGVMVTLRKDNMYAFLDKLISIALPRVKDFRGLSRDGFDGRGNYSFGLNEQLMFPEVVYDQILRTHGMNINVVTTANSDKEALRLLELFGVPFTKGK encoded by the coding sequence ATGAGATTAAAAGAAAAATATGTTAATAGCATTAAGCCTGCTATTGCTAAAGAATTTGATATTAAAAATCCTATGTTAATTCCTGCTATTGAAAAAATTGTAATTAGCGTTGGTTTAGGTGCTGAATTTACTAAAGATCAAAAAGTATTACAAAGCATTGTTGATACAATTAGTTTAATTTCAGGACAAAAAGCAGTTGTAACTAAAGCTAAAAAATCAGTTGCTGGTTTTAAAGTAAGAGATGGTTTCCCTGTTGGTGTAATGGTAACTTTAAGAAAAGACAATATGTATGCGTTTTTAGATAAGTTAATTTCTATTGCATTACCAAGAGTTAAAGACTTTAGAGGCCTAAGTAGAGATGGTTTTGATGGTCGTGGAAATTATAGCTTCGGTTTAAATGAACAATTAATGTTCCCTGAAGTTGTATATGACCAAATTTTAAGAACCCATGGTATGAATATAAATGTTGTAACAACAGCAAATAGCGATAAAGAGGCATTAAGATTATTAGAATTATTCGGTGTGCCTTTCACAAAAGGAAAGTAA
- a CDS encoding type Z 30S ribosomal protein S14, with protein MAKKSMIAKAARPAKFKVRAYTRCQICGRPHSVYRDFGICRVCLRKMANEGLIPGLKKASW; from the coding sequence ATGGCAAAAAAATCAATGATAGCAAAAGCTGCTCGTCCAGCTAAGTTTAAAGTTAGAGCTTATACAAGATGCCAAATTTGTGGTCGTCCACACTCAGTATATAGAGATTTTGGAATTTGCCGTGTGTGCCTAAGAAAAATGGCTAATGAAGGATTAATTCCTGGTCTTAAGAAAGCTAGCTGGTAA
- the rpsH gene encoding 30S ribosomal protein S8, whose translation MINDLISDSLTRIRNAALRKLDTTKLLHSKVVESIVDIFKAKGYIEDYSVVEEDKKKFINVVLKYDEKGKSVINEIKRVSKPGRRVYRGKDEIKRFKNGYGTIVVSTSKGVISNEVAYKEGIGGEVLCTIW comes from the coding sequence ATGATTAACGATTTAATTTCAGATTCACTAACTCGTATTAGAAATGCAGCACTTCGTAAATTAGATACAACAAAATTACTACATTCAAAAGTTGTAGAATCTATTGTTGATATTTTTAAAGCGAAAGGTTATATTGAAGATTATAGCGTTGTTGAAGAAGATAAAAAGAAATTCATCAATGTAGTTTTAAAATATGATGAAAAAGGCAAAAGCGTTATTAATGAAATAAAGCGTGTTAGCAAACCTGGTCGTAGAGTTTACCGTGGTAAAGATGAAATCAAAAGATTTAAAAACGGTTATGGAACAATAGTTGTAAGTACAAGCAAAGGTGTTATTAGCAATGAAGTTGCTTATAAAGAAGGCATCGGTGGCGAAGTACTTTGCACTATTTGGTAA
- the rplF gene encoding 50S ribosomal protein L6: protein MSRIGKQPIEIPAGISAKVDGNVLSFTKGNVKKELDFKGHVNVEVKDNQVVFTPTSDDRSSRAYWGTYRALANNIVIGLTQGFKKVLEINGVGYKAAMKGKTLEMALGYSHPVIFDAPEGIEIAVEKNTIVITGADKQVVGQVAAKIREFRPPEPYKGKGIKYSDERIIRKAGKTSKK, encoded by the coding sequence ATGTCAAGAATAGGAAAACAACCAATTGAAATTCCAGCTGGAATTTCAGCTAAAGTAGATGGTAATGTTCTTAGTTTTACTAAAGGAAATGTAAAAAAAGAACTTGATTTTAAAGGCCATGTAAATGTAGAAGTTAAAGACAATCAAGTAGTATTCACTCCAACAAGTGATGATAGAAGTTCAAGAGCTTATTGGGGAACTTACAGAGCTTTAGCTAATAACATAGTAATAGGTCTTACTCAAGGATTTAAAAAAGTATTAGAAATAAATGGTGTTGGATATAAAGCTGCAATGAAAGGTAAAACTTTAGAAATGGCTTTAGGTTACTCACATCCAGTAATTTTTGATGCTCCAGAAGGCATTGAAATAGCAGTTGAGAAAAATACTATCGTAATTACAGGTGCTGATAAGCAAGTAGTAGGTCAAGTTGCAGCTAAAATTCGTGAATTTAGACCACCTGAGCCATATAAAGGTAAAGGTATTAAGTATTCAGATGAGCGTATTATTCGCAAAGCTGGTAAAACATCTAAGAAGTAA
- the rplR gene encoding 50S ribosomal protein L18 has product MRANILKRKLSLRIKRKKRIRAKISGCATLPRVSIFKSNRTLYVQAIDDVKAHTIASVNGKKLGIKANIEGAKKLAAEFAKSLKAAKIEEAVFDRNGYLYHGVVAAFADALRENGIKL; this is encoded by the coding sequence ATGAGAGCAAATATCTTAAAAAGAAAATTATCTCTTAGAATTAAGAGAAAAAAGAGAATTCGTGCAAAAATTAGCGGTTGTGCAACTTTACCAAGAGTATCTATTTTTAAATCAAATAGAACGCTTTATGTTCAAGCAATTGATGATGTAAAAGCTCACACAATAGCTAGCGTAAATGGTAAAAAATTAGGCATTAAAGCAAATATTGAAGGTGCTAAGAAATTAGCAGCTGAATTTGCAAAAAGCTTAAAAGCAGCAAAAATTGAAGAAGCAGTTTTTGATAGAAATGGTTATTTATACCATGGTGTTGTAGCAGCTTTTGCTGATGCTTTAAGAGAAAACGGTATCAAACTATAA
- the rpsE gene encoding 30S ribosomal protein S5, translating into MEKYNREEFEEVIVDIGRVTKVVKGGRRFRFTALVIVGNKNGLVGVGYGKAKEVPDAIKKAVDDAFKNIISVKLRGQTIPHDIEVKYNASRILLKPASEGTGVIAGGSSRPIIELAGIKDILTKSLGSSNPGNVVRATIKALSMLKG; encoded by the coding sequence ATGGAAAAATATAATAGAGAAGAATTTGAAGAAGTAATTGTTGATATCGGTAGAGTTACAAAGGTTGTTAAAGGTGGTCGCCGCTTTAGATTTACAGCACTTGTAATTGTAGGTAATAAAAATGGCCTTGTAGGTGTTGGTTATGGTAAAGCTAAAGAAGTTCCTGATGCTATTAAAAAAGCAGTAGATGATGCGTTCAAAAATATCATTTCAGTTAAACTTCGTGGTCAAACAATCCCACACGATATTGAAGTAAAATACAATGCAAGCCGTATTTTATTAAAACCTGCTAGCGAAGGTACTGGAGTTATCGCAGGTGGTTCAAGCCGTCCAATTATTGAACTTGCAGGTATTAAAGATATTCTTACAAAATCACTTGGTTCATCAAATCCAGGCAACGTTGTAAGAGCTACAATCAAAGCTTTAAGTATGTTGAAAGGATAA
- the rplO gene encoding 50S ribosomal protein L15, with protein sequence MGLENLQKAAGSTHKTKRIGRGQGSGWGKTATKGGKGQTARKGYNEKRGFEGGQQPLQRRLPKVGFTSKFEKPYVINVEKVTAIKELKEITFESLKSVHKFSSSVKKIKLIGASASSLVAKIKDENIKTSGSK encoded by the coding sequence ATGGGACTTGAAAATTTACAAAAAGCAGCAGGCTCTACTCATAAAACAAAAAGAATAGGCCGTGGTCAAGGTTCTGGCTGGGGAAAAACTGCTACAAAAGGTGGTAAAGGTCAAACAGCTAGAAAAGGTTATAATGAAAAAAGAGGTTTTGAAGGTGGTCAGCAACCACTTCAAAGAAGATTACCTAAAGTTGGTTTTACTTCTAAGTTTGAAAAACCTTATGTAATTAATGTTGAAAAAGTTACAGCTATTAAAGAATTAAAAGAAATTACTTTTGAAAGCTTAAAAAGTGTTCATAAATTTTCTTCAAGCGTTAAGAAAATAAAATTAATTGGCGCAAGTGCTAGTTCATTAGTAGCAAAAATCAAAGACGAAAACATTAAAACTAGCGGAAGTAAATAA
- the secY gene encoding preprotein translocase subunit SecY — protein sequence MNKNLANKIFITLALLFAYRILAYVPVPGVNVDVIKEFFESNTNNALGMFNMFSGKAAERLSIISLGIMPYITSSIIMELLAATFPNIGRMKKERDGMVKYMQIIRVATIVITLIQSVGVSVGLQSLHSRTGEAAIMIDFNTFIALSAASMLAGTMLLMWLGEQITQRGIGNGISLIIFAGIVSGIPSAISSTINLVNTGELNFLVVIGIALVIIAAIGAIIYVELGERRIPISYSRKVLMQNQNKRIMNYIPIKLNLSGVIPPIFASAILTFPATVLQSSTNEYIMKINDIFNPNGYVFHIFTFFFVIFFAYFYASIAFNAKDISENLKKQGGFIPGIRPGEGTALYLNEIASRLTLSGSIYLAIIATLPWLLAKFMGVPFYFGGTSVLIVVQVALDTMRKIEAQMYVNKYQTLSAVGL from the coding sequence ATGAATAAAAATCTTGCCAATAAAATTTTTATAACATTGGCGCTTTTATTTGCTTACAGGATACTGGCTTACGTGCCAGTTCCTGGCGTAAATGTAGATGTAATTAAAGAATTTTTTGAATCAAACACAAATAATGCTTTAGGTATGTTTAATATGTTTAGTGGAAAAGCTGCTGAGCGTTTATCAATCATATCTTTAGGTATAATGCCTTATATTACTTCATCAATTATTATGGAATTACTTGCAGCAACATTTCCAAATATCGGTCGTATGAAAAAAGAACGCGATGGAATGGTTAAATATATGCAAATTATTCGTGTAGCAACTATTGTAATTACTTTAATTCAAAGTGTTGGAGTTTCAGTAGGGCTTCAAAGCTTACACTCAAGAACAGGTGAAGCTGCTATTATGATTGATTTTAATACATTTATAGCTTTAAGCGCTGCTAGTATGTTAGCTGGAACTATGTTGCTTATGTGGTTAGGCGAGCAAATTACTCAAAGAGGTATTGGCAATGGTATTTCATTAATTATTTTTGCTGGTATCGTTTCGGGAATTCCTAGTGCGATTTCTAGCACAATTAACCTTGTAAATACTGGTGAATTAAATTTCTTAGTAGTAATTGGTATTGCCTTAGTTATTATTGCAGCTATTGGTGCTATTATTTATGTAGAATTGGGAGAAAGAAGAATTCCAATTTCTTATAGTAGAAAAGTTTTAATGCAAAATCAAAATAAAAGAATTATGAATTATATTCCTATTAAATTAAATTTAAGTGGTGTAATTCCTCCAATTTTTGCTAGTGCAATTTTGACATTTCCTGCTACTGTTTTACAATCAAGTACAAATGAATACATTATGAAAATTAATGATATTTTCAATCCAAATGGTTATGTATTTCATATTTTTACATTCTTTTTTGTAATCTTTTTTGCATATTTTTACGCATCAATTGCATTTAATGCAAAAGATATTTCAGAAAACCTAAAAAAACAAGGTGGTTTTATTCCAGGTATTCGTCCAGGAGAAGGAACAGCTTTATATTTAAATGAAATTGCAAGTCGCTTGACATTAAGTGGCTCAATATATTTAGCAATTATCGCTACGCTTCCTTGGCTTTTAGCTAAATTTATGGGAGTTCCATTTTATTTTGGTGGAACATCAGTTTTAATTGTTGTTCAGGTAGCACTTGATACAATGAGAAAAATTGAAGCTCAAATGTATGTGAATAAATATCAAACCTTAAGTGCAGTAGGCTTATGA
- a CDS encoding NlpC/P60 family protein, with amino-acid sequence MIINRQIFLPIILAIFFVACSQNIANNNYENYQNKINGVVLIDDVYSNYPAQMFTPNAIFDTKLDIEKVQQTNKIVERILNSSSEWRYTPYRLGGTNKNKGADCSFFTQEIYKQVYGFNLSRSTKEQRLGGKKVSKSKLKAGDLVFFRTDGPFGLHVGIYLENNNFIHLSSKGGTRIQSLNVRYWNTRYLDARRYINAK; translated from the coding sequence ATGATTATAAATAGGCAAATATTTTTGCCGATTATTTTGGCTATATTTTTTGTGGCTTGTTCGCAAAATATAGCCAACAATAACTATGAAAACTATCAAAATAAAATCAATGGTGTAGTGTTAATTGATGATGTTTATTCTAATTATCCAGCACAAATGTTTACTCCTAATGCTATTTTTGATACTAAATTGGATATAGAAAAAGTACAACAAACAAATAAAATTGTAGAGCGTATTTTAAATTCTTCAAGTGAGTGGAGATATACTCCTTATAGACTTGGCGGCACTAATAAAAACAAAGGTGCGGATTGTTCTTTTTTTACTCAAGAGATTTATAAACAAGTATATGGATTTAATCTAAGTAGAAGCACAAAAGAACAAAGATTAGGTGGTAAAAAAGTTTCAAAATCTAAGCTTAAAGCAGGAGACTTAGTGTTCTTTAGAACAGATGGACCTTTTGGCTTACATGTTGGAATTTATCTTGAAAATAACAATTTTATACATTTATCTTCAAAAGGTGGAACAAGAATTCAAAGCCTTAATGTAAGATATTGGAATACAAGATATTTAGATGCAAGAAGGTATATAAATGCTAAATAA